Proteins encoded by one window of Gambusia affinis linkage group LG17, SWU_Gaff_1.0, whole genome shotgun sequence:
- the ndor1 gene encoding NADPH-dependent diflavin oxidoreductase 1 isoform X2 has product MAAPALLVLFGSQTGTAQDTAQRVGRQAQRRRLKVRVLPLDGYNVADLISESLVVFVCSTTGQGDPPDNMKNFWRFLFRKSLPAGSLSCLDCAVLGLGDSSYPKFNFVAKKLQKRLVQLGAAMLVPVGLADDQHDLGPDAVIDPWLQSFWEKVLVLYPVLSEVEPLRDDELLPPSYTIHFLDEKTDQNQERNGTDPDRPVPSESSPFPARMLSNRRVTDPTHFQDVRLLDFDISGSNIQFSAGDVVLIRPQNSEDDVQRFCQLLRLDPDSRFRLTPNGDAPGRSTPHRSAAAGSGADLCGSDPVPARLPQPCSVRHLVERYLDVAAVPRRSFFELLAAVATSDLERDKLLEFCSPAGRDQLQAYCDRPRRTALEVLADFPLTTAELEPDRLLDLIPEIQPRSFSIASSLKVLPGRLQVLLAVVRYRTKLHRPRIGLCSNWLASLDPEQGEVLVPLWVKRGGLRFPPDRDTPVVLVGPGTGVAPFRAALQERLSEGKSANVLFFGCRSETKDFYFRSEWAAMMAAGKLQLFTAFSRDQEEKVYVQHRVRERAALLWDLMNNKHGCFYIAGNAKQMPAAVCDALQFAFQQEGGVSAQEAEQMLVAMEKTGRLQSETWS; this is encoded by the exons ATGGCGGCTCCcgctctgctggttctgttcgGGAGTCAGACCGGAACCGCCCAGGACACGGCCCAGCGGGTCGGCCGGCAGGCCCAGAGGAGGCGGCTGAAGGTCCGGGTTCTGCCTCTGGACGGATACAACGTG GCCGACCTGATCTCAGAGTCTCTGGTTGTCTTCGTTTGCTCCACCACCGGTCAGGGAGACCCTCCAGACAACATGAAG AACTTCTGGAGGTTCTTGTTCAGAAAGTCCCTGCCGGCCGGGTCGCTGAGCTGCCTGGACTGTGCGGTTCTGGGGTTGGGAGACTCATCGTATCCAAA gttTAATTTTGTGGCTAAGAAGCTCCAGAAGCGTCTGGTCCAACTCGGGGCGGCCATGTTGGTTCCGGTGGGTCTGGCGGACGACCAGCACGACCTGGG GCCGGACGCCGTGATCGACCCGTGGCTCCAGTCGTTCTGggagaaggttctggttctgtaccCGGTTCTGTCCGAGGTGGAGCCGCTGAGGGACGACGAGCT ACTGCCGCCGTCGTACACGATCCACTTCCTGGATGAGAAgacggaccagaaccaggagcgGAACGGGACCGACCCGGACCGGCCCGTCCCTTCAGAGTCCAGTCCGTTCCCGGCCCGGATGCTGTCCAACCGCCGGGTCACCGACCCGACCCACTTCCAGGACGTCCGGCTGCTCGACTTCGACATCAGCGGATCCAACATCCA gttttCAGCCGGAGACGTGGTTCTGATCCGTCCCCAGAACTCAGAGGACGACGTCCAGCGGTTCTGCCAGCTGCTCCGTTTGGACCCGGACTCCAGATTCAGGCTGACGCCAAACGGCGACGCTCCAGGTAGATCCACTCCACATAGATCCgctgctgcaggttctggtgCTGATCTTtgcggttctgacccagttccGGCCCGGCTGCCTCAGCCCTGCTCGGTGCGCCACCTGGTGGAGCGTTACCTGGACGTGGCGGCCGTTCCTCGCCGCTCCTTCTTCGAGCTGCTGGCCGCCGTGGCGACCTCTGACCTGGAGCGGGACaagctgctggagttctgctcGCCGGCGGGTCGGGACCAGCTGCAGGCGTACTGCGACCGGCCGCGCCGCACCGCGCTGGAG GTTCTGGCAGACTTTCCTCTCACCACAGCAGAACTGGAACCGGACCGGCTGCTGGACCTGATCCCAGAGATCCAGCCGCGCTCCTTCTCCATCGCCTCGTCACTGAAG GTTCTGCCCGGCCggctgcaggttctgctggCCGTGGTCCGCTACAGAACCAAGCTGCACCGACCCAGAATAGGGCTCTGCTCCAACTGGCTGGCGTCTCTGGACCCGGAACAAG GcgaggttctggttccgctGTGGGTGAAGCGGGGCGGCCTGCGGTTCCCTCCGGACCGGGACACACCCGTGGTTCTGGTGGGACCCGGAACCGGAGTGGCTCCCTTCAGAGCCGCGCTGCAGGAGAGGCTGTCTGAGGGAAAATCAG CCAACGTTCTGTTCTTCGGCTGTCGCTCGGAGACCAAGGACTTCTACTTCCGCTCTGAGTGGGCGGCCATGATGGCGGCTgggaagctgcagctcttcacCGCCTTTTCCAGGGACCAG gagGAGAAGGTGTACGTTCAGCACCGTGTGAGGGAGAGGGCAGCGCTGCTCTGGGACCTGATGAACAACAAACATGGCTGCTTCTACATCGCCGG gaaCGCCAAGCAGATGCCGGCCGCCGTGTGCGACGCGCTGCAGTTCGCCTTCCAGCAGGAAGGGGGCGTGTCCGCCCAGGAGGCGGAGCAGATGCTGGTCGCCATGGAGAAGACGGGCCGCCTGCAGAGCGAGACCTGGTCCTGA
- the ntmt1 gene encoding N-terminal Xaa-Pro-Lys N-methyltransferase 1: MGDVAEDKSSFYSNAEDYWKEVPPTVDGMLGGYGSISSIDISGSKAFLRKFLGDGEGKTGTGRALDCGAGIGRISKRLLLPLFRTVDLVDVTQEFLDKARTFLGGDAERVGNYYCCGLQEFVPEPDRYDVIWIQWVIGHLTDDHLVAFLRRCQKALRPAGLIIIKDNVSYEGVVPDDVDSSVCRDLDIVRRLVGRAGLRVVHEEQQLNFPKEIYQVHTLALR; the protein is encoded by the exons ATGGGGGACGTGGCGGAGGACAAGTCCAGCTTCTACTCCAATGCGGAGGACTACTGGAAGGAAGTCCCGCCCACCGTTGACGGGATGCTCGGCGGCTACGGCAGCATCTCCAGCATCGACATCAGCGGCTCCAAGGCCTTCCTCAGGAAGTTTCTCGGG GACGGCGAAGGGAAGACGGGGACGGGCCGCGCCCTGGACTGCGGCGCGGGAATCGGCCGCATCAGCAAgcggctgctgctgccgctgttCCGGACCGTGGACCTGGTGGACGTGACCCAGGAGTTCCTGGACAAGGCCCGGACGTTCCTGGGCGGCGACGCAGAGCGGGTCGGGAACTACTACTGCTGCGGCCTGCAGGAGTTCGTCCCAGAACCGGACCGCTACGACGTCATCTGGATCCAGTGGGTCATCG GTCACCTGACTGACGACCACCTGGTGGCGTTCCTGCGGCGCTGCCAGAAAGCCCTTCGTCCCGCCGgcctcatcatcatcaaagACAACGTGTCATACGAAGGCGTCGTCCCCGACGACGTGGACAGCAGCGTGTGCCGAGATCTGGACATCGTGCGGCGCCTGGTGGGCCGGGCCGGCCTGCGGGTCGTCCAcgaggagcagcagctcaacTTCCCCAAGGAGATCTACCAGGTGCACACGCTGGCCCTCAGGTAG
- the ndor1 gene encoding NADPH-dependent diflavin oxidoreductase 1 isoform X3 gives MAAPALLVLFGSQTGTAQDTAQRVGRQAQRRRLKVRVLPLDGYNVADLISESLVVFVCSTTGQGDPPDNMKNFWRFLFRKSLPAGSLSCLDCAVLGLGDSSYPKFNFVAKKLQKRLVQLGAAMLVPVGLADDQHDLGPDAVIDPWLQSFWEKVLVLYPVLSEVEPLRDDELLPPSYTIHFLDEKTDQNQERNGTDPDRPVPSESSPFPARMLSNRRVTDPTHFQDVRLLDFDISGSNIQFSAGDVVLIRPQNSEDDVQRFCQLLRLDPDSRFRLTPNGDAPVPARLPQPCSVRHLVERYLDVAAVPRRSFFELLAAVATSDLERDKLLEFCSPAGRDQLQAYCDRPRRTALEVLADFPLTTAELEPDRLLDLIPEIQPRSFSIASSLKVLPGRLQVLLAVVRYRTKLHRPRIGLCSNWLASLDPEQGEVLVPLWVKRGGLRFPPDRDTPVVLVGPGTGVAPFRAALQERLSEGKSANVLFFGCRSETKDFYFRSEWAAMMAAGKLQLFTAFSRDQEEKVYVQHRVRERAALLWDLMNNKHGCFYIAGNAKQMPAAVCDALQFAFQQEGGVSAQEAEQMLVAMEKTGRLQSETWS, from the exons ATGGCGGCTCCcgctctgctggttctgttcgGGAGTCAGACCGGAACCGCCCAGGACACGGCCCAGCGGGTCGGCCGGCAGGCCCAGAGGAGGCGGCTGAAGGTCCGGGTTCTGCCTCTGGACGGATACAACGTG GCCGACCTGATCTCAGAGTCTCTGGTTGTCTTCGTTTGCTCCACCACCGGTCAGGGAGACCCTCCAGACAACATGAAG AACTTCTGGAGGTTCTTGTTCAGAAAGTCCCTGCCGGCCGGGTCGCTGAGCTGCCTGGACTGTGCGGTTCTGGGGTTGGGAGACTCATCGTATCCAAA gttTAATTTTGTGGCTAAGAAGCTCCAGAAGCGTCTGGTCCAACTCGGGGCGGCCATGTTGGTTCCGGTGGGTCTGGCGGACGACCAGCACGACCTGGG GCCGGACGCCGTGATCGACCCGTGGCTCCAGTCGTTCTGggagaaggttctggttctgtaccCGGTTCTGTCCGAGGTGGAGCCGCTGAGGGACGACGAGCT ACTGCCGCCGTCGTACACGATCCACTTCCTGGATGAGAAgacggaccagaaccaggagcgGAACGGGACCGACCCGGACCGGCCCGTCCCTTCAGAGTCCAGTCCGTTCCCGGCCCGGATGCTGTCCAACCGCCGGGTCACCGACCCGACCCACTTCCAGGACGTCCGGCTGCTCGACTTCGACATCAGCGGATCCAACATCCA gttttCAGCCGGAGACGTGGTTCTGATCCGTCCCCAGAACTCAGAGGACGACGTCCAGCGGTTCTGCCAGCTGCTCCGTTTGGACCCGGACTCCAGATTCAGGCTGACGCCAAACGGCGACGCTCCAG ttccGGCCCGGCTGCCTCAGCCCTGCTCGGTGCGCCACCTGGTGGAGCGTTACCTGGACGTGGCGGCCGTTCCTCGCCGCTCCTTCTTCGAGCTGCTGGCCGCCGTGGCGACCTCTGACCTGGAGCGGGACaagctgctggagttctgctcGCCGGCGGGTCGGGACCAGCTGCAGGCGTACTGCGACCGGCCGCGCCGCACCGCGCTGGAG GTTCTGGCAGACTTTCCTCTCACCACAGCAGAACTGGAACCGGACCGGCTGCTGGACCTGATCCCAGAGATCCAGCCGCGCTCCTTCTCCATCGCCTCGTCACTGAAG GTTCTGCCCGGCCggctgcaggttctgctggCCGTGGTCCGCTACAGAACCAAGCTGCACCGACCCAGAATAGGGCTCTGCTCCAACTGGCTGGCGTCTCTGGACCCGGAACAAG GcgaggttctggttccgctGTGGGTGAAGCGGGGCGGCCTGCGGTTCCCTCCGGACCGGGACACACCCGTGGTTCTGGTGGGACCCGGAACCGGAGTGGCTCCCTTCAGAGCCGCGCTGCAGGAGAGGCTGTCTGAGGGAAAATCAG CCAACGTTCTGTTCTTCGGCTGTCGCTCGGAGACCAAGGACTTCTACTTCCGCTCTGAGTGGGCGGCCATGATGGCGGCTgggaagctgcagctcttcacCGCCTTTTCCAGGGACCAG gagGAGAAGGTGTACGTTCAGCACCGTGTGAGGGAGAGGGCAGCGCTGCTCTGGGACCTGATGAACAACAAACATGGCTGCTTCTACATCGCCGG gaaCGCCAAGCAGATGCCGGCCGCCGTGTGCGACGCGCTGCAGTTCGCCTTCCAGCAGGAAGGGGGCGTGTCCGCCCAGGAGGCGGAGCAGATGCTGGTCGCCATGGAGAAGACGGGCCGCCTGCAGAGCGAGACCTGGTCCTGA
- the ier5l gene encoding immediate early response gene 5-like protein, with protein MECAVDAQSLISMSLMKIHSSRTQRGGIKLHKNLLVSYVLRNARQLYIKEKYAEIYRMQQYEEVMAVCSGIQELDPLEPLEQQGAEDAEPEQPGRAALCGEESRAAGGREPEPPEPAYYRSCCMEDQFSQNCNKTTVLDLDTHVVTTVENGFLHQDCCCAAAAAAAPQCAPGAAARKRKVDSAGCSPDLEEPADYTAGRKRLKREECSGADCSPDASNISNLISIFGSGFSGLLSRQAELEQVCSKQALASLGAWTRAIVAF; from the coding sequence ATGGAGTGCGCCGTGGACGCGCAGAGCCTGATCTCCATGTCCCTGATGAAGATCCACAGCTCCCGGACGCAGCGCGGCGGCATCAAGCTGCACAAGAACCTGCTGGTGTCTTACGTGCTGCGCAACGCGCGCCAGCTCTACATCAAGGAGAAGTACGCGGAGATCTACCGGATGCAGCAGTACGAGGAGGTGATGGCGGTGTGCAGCGGGATCCAGGAGCTGGACCCGCTGGAGCCGCTGGAGCAGCAGGGCGCGGAGGACGCGGAGCCGGAGCAGCCGGGGCGCGCCGCGCTTTGCGGGGAGGAGAGCCGGGCGGCGGGCGGCCGGGAGCCGGAGCCGCCGGAGCCGGCGTACTACCGGAGCTGCTGCATGGAGGACCAGTTCTCCCAGAACTGCAACAAAACCACCGTACTGGACCTGGACACGCACGTGGTGACCACGGTGGAGAACGGCTTCCTGCACCAGGACTGCTGctgcgccgccgccgccgccgccgcgccGCAGTGCGCGCCGGGCGCCGCGGCCAGGAAGCGGAAGGTGGACTCTGCCGGCTGCTCGCCGGACTTGGAGGAGCCGGCGGACTACACGGCGGGGCGGAAGCGGTTGAAACGGGAGGAGTGCTCCGGCGCGGACTGCAGCCCGGACGCCTCCAACATCTCCAACCTGATCTCCATCTTCGGCTCCGGATTCTCCGGGCTGCTGAGCCGCCAGGCCGAACTGGAGCAGGTCTGCAGCAAGCAGGCGCTGGCCAGCCTGGGCGCCTGGACCCGGGCCATCGTGGCGTTCTGA
- the ndor1 gene encoding NADPH-dependent diflavin oxidoreductase 1 isoform X1: protein MAAPALLVLFGSQTGTAQDTAQRVGRQAQRRRLKVRVLPLDGYNVADLISESLVVFVCSTTGQGDPPDNMKNFWRFLFRKSLPAGSLSCLDCAVLGLGDSSYPKFNFVAKKLQKRLVQLGAAMLVPVGLADDQHDLGPDAVIDPWLQSFWEKVLVLYPVLSEVEPLRDDELLPPSYTIHFLDEKTDQNQERNGTDPDRPVPSESSPFPARMLSNRRVTDPTHFQDVRLLDFDISGSNIQFSAGDVVLIRPQNSEDDVQRFCQLLRLDPDSRFRLTPNGDAPVPARLPQPCSVRHLVERYLDVAAVPRRSFFELLAAVATSDLERDKLLEFCSPAGRDQLQAYCDRPRRTALEVLADFPLTTAELEPDRLLDLIPEIQPRSFSIASSLKVLPGRLQVLLAVVRYRTKLHRPRIGLCSNWLASLDPEQGEVLVPLWVKRGGLRFPPDRDTPVVLVGPGTGVAPFRAALQERLSEGKSANVLFFGCRSETKDFYFRSEWAAMMAAGKLQLFTAFSRDQVRTRPEQTGSGSDPVRCVLSCVCVQEEKVYVQHRVRERAALLWDLMNNKHGCFYIAGNAKQMPAAVCDALQFAFQQEGGVSAQEAEQMLVAMEKTGRLQSETWS from the exons ATGGCGGCTCCcgctctgctggttctgttcgGGAGTCAGACCGGAACCGCCCAGGACACGGCCCAGCGGGTCGGCCGGCAGGCCCAGAGGAGGCGGCTGAAGGTCCGGGTTCTGCCTCTGGACGGATACAACGTG GCCGACCTGATCTCAGAGTCTCTGGTTGTCTTCGTTTGCTCCACCACCGGTCAGGGAGACCCTCCAGACAACATGAAG AACTTCTGGAGGTTCTTGTTCAGAAAGTCCCTGCCGGCCGGGTCGCTGAGCTGCCTGGACTGTGCGGTTCTGGGGTTGGGAGACTCATCGTATCCAAA gttTAATTTTGTGGCTAAGAAGCTCCAGAAGCGTCTGGTCCAACTCGGGGCGGCCATGTTGGTTCCGGTGGGTCTGGCGGACGACCAGCACGACCTGGG GCCGGACGCCGTGATCGACCCGTGGCTCCAGTCGTTCTGggagaaggttctggttctgtaccCGGTTCTGTCCGAGGTGGAGCCGCTGAGGGACGACGAGCT ACTGCCGCCGTCGTACACGATCCACTTCCTGGATGAGAAgacggaccagaaccaggagcgGAACGGGACCGACCCGGACCGGCCCGTCCCTTCAGAGTCCAGTCCGTTCCCGGCCCGGATGCTGTCCAACCGCCGGGTCACCGACCCGACCCACTTCCAGGACGTCCGGCTGCTCGACTTCGACATCAGCGGATCCAACATCCA gttttCAGCCGGAGACGTGGTTCTGATCCGTCCCCAGAACTCAGAGGACGACGTCCAGCGGTTCTGCCAGCTGCTCCGTTTGGACCCGGACTCCAGATTCAGGCTGACGCCAAACGGCGACGCTCCAG ttccGGCCCGGCTGCCTCAGCCCTGCTCGGTGCGCCACCTGGTGGAGCGTTACCTGGACGTGGCGGCCGTTCCTCGCCGCTCCTTCTTCGAGCTGCTGGCCGCCGTGGCGACCTCTGACCTGGAGCGGGACaagctgctggagttctgctcGCCGGCGGGTCGGGACCAGCTGCAGGCGTACTGCGACCGGCCGCGCCGCACCGCGCTGGAG GTTCTGGCAGACTTTCCTCTCACCACAGCAGAACTGGAACCGGACCGGCTGCTGGACCTGATCCCAGAGATCCAGCCGCGCTCCTTCTCCATCGCCTCGTCACTGAAG GTTCTGCCCGGCCggctgcaggttctgctggCCGTGGTCCGCTACAGAACCAAGCTGCACCGACCCAGAATAGGGCTCTGCTCCAACTGGCTGGCGTCTCTGGACCCGGAACAAG GcgaggttctggttccgctGTGGGTGAAGCGGGGCGGCCTGCGGTTCCCTCCGGACCGGGACACACCCGTGGTTCTGGTGGGACCCGGAACCGGAGTGGCTCCCTTCAGAGCCGCGCTGCAGGAGAGGCTGTCTGAGGGAAAATCAG CCAACGTTCTGTTCTTCGGCTGTCGCTCGGAGACCAAGGACTTCTACTTCCGCTCTGAGTGGGCGGCCATGATGGCGGCTgggaagctgcagctcttcacCGCCTTTTCCAGGGACCAGGTCAGAACCCGACCCGAACAGACCGGctccggttctgacccggtgaGGTGTGTcctcagctgtgtgtgtgttcaggagGAGAAGGTGTACGTTCAGCACCGTGTGAGGGAGAGGGCAGCGCTGCTCTGGGACCTGATGAACAACAAACATGGCTGCTTCTACATCGCCGG gaaCGCCAAGCAGATGCCGGCCGCCGTGTGCGACGCGCTGCAGTTCGCCTTCCAGCAGGAAGGGGGCGTGTCCGCCCAGGAGGCGGAGCAGATGCTGGTCGCCATGGAGAAGACGGGCCGCCTGCAGAGCGAGACCTGGTCCTGA